In Dasypus novemcinctus isolate mDasNov1 chromosome 10, mDasNov1.1.hap2, whole genome shotgun sequence, one DNA window encodes the following:
- the LOC101439457 gene encoding olfactory receptor 51F2-like, giving the protein MSIFHNSTSLVFLLTGVPGLQRTHAWISIPFCCLYLTALSGNTLILFVVFTEPSLHEPMYYFLSMLSTTDIGLCISTMVTVLGIFWLNTQEISFNACLSQMFFIHLFTIMESSVLLAMAFDRFVAISNPLRYATILTHARIAQIGVAIITRGTVIMIPLILLLKRLSFCHSRVLQHSYCFHPDVMKLSCSDTKINSAFGLTAIISTAGVDSIFILLSYILIIHSVLSIASSEERKKAFGTCISHVTAVAIFYIPLISLSFVHRFGKHAPPYVPTLIANIYLLIPPVMNPIIYSVKTKQIRKALHKLLCPKGPHIQQSLLP; this is encoded by the coding sequence ATGTCAATCTTCCATAATTCCACTTCCCTTGTTTTCCTGCTGACGGGAGTCCCTGGTCTCCAAAGAACCCATGCCTGGATCTCCATTCCCTTCTGCTGCCTCTATTTAACTGCCCTCTCTGGAAATACCTTGATCCTCTTTGTTGTCTTCACTGAACCAAGCCTCCACGAGCCCATGTACTATTTCCTCTCCATGTTGTCTACCACTGACATTGGCTTATGCATCTCTACAATGGTGACAGTGCTGGGAATATTCTGGCTCAATACCCAGGAGATCAGCTTCAATGCCTGTTTATCACAGATGTTCTTCATTCACCTCTTCACAATCATGGAATCCTCAGTGCTCTTGGCCATGGCCTTTGATCGTTTTGTGGCCATTTCTAACCCCTTGAGATATGCTACCATTCTAACTCATGCCAGGATTGCACAGATTGGTGTGGCAATCATTACCAGGGGAACTGTGATTATGATACCACTAATCCTCCTTCTTAAGCGTTTGTCCTTCTGCCACAGCCGTGTTCTTCAACATTCCTACTGTTTCCACCCTGATGTAATGAAGCTCTCATGTTCAGACACAAAGATCAATAGTGCATTTGGACTCACTGCAATTATCTCTACTGCTGGAGTGGATTCCATCTTTATTCTGCTCTCCTATATACTAATCATTCACTCAGTTCTCAGCATTGCATCCTCAGAGGAGAGGAAAAAGGCCTTCGGCACCTGCATTTCTCATGTCACTGCTGTGGCTATATTCTACATCCCTTTGATCAGCCTGTCTTTTGTTCACAGATTTGGAAAACATGCCCCACCTTATGTGCCCACTCTCATAGCTAATATCTACTTGCTGATTCCCCCTGTGATGAACCCTATCATCTACAGTGTGAAAACAAAGCAGATTCGAAAAGCATTGCATAAACTTTTATGTCCCAAGGGCCCTCATATTCAGCAATCACTTCTCCCATAG